The Deltaproteobacteria bacterium genome includes a region encoding these proteins:
- the trxB gene encoding thioredoxin-disulfide reductase → MSDVVVVGTGPAGLTAAIYTTRGGLKTTVFAGIQHGGQLTTTTEVENFPGFREGIMGPQLMADMSAQAERIGAEIVYEEITKVDFSKKPLRLWAGDREIEAKAVIIATGATAKTLGLPSEGPLMGRGLSTCATCDGFFYKNKRVAVVGGGDSAMEEANYLSKLASEVLLIHRRPVFRASNIMVERTKKNPKIKLMIPYEVEDTIANDAGLTHAVLRHLDSGKREEVAVDGLFMAIGHRPNSTVFADQLATDENGYLKVHNFTATNVPGVFAAGDIADHVFRQAITAAGMGCQAGMQAIRFIEEHY, encoded by the coding sequence ATGAGCGATGTCGTAGTTGTTGGTACAGGACCTGCCGGATTGACCGCGGCGATTTACACCACGCGCGGTGGTCTTAAGACCACGGTGTTTGCTGGCATCCAGCACGGTGGGCAGTTGACGACAACGACTGAGGTGGAGAACTTCCCTGGCTTCCGCGAGGGCATCATGGGTCCGCAGTTGATGGCAGATATGTCAGCGCAGGCTGAGCGCATTGGGGCCGAGATCGTTTACGAGGAGATCACCAAGGTCGATTTTTCAAAAAAGCCGCTGCGTCTTTGGGCCGGCGATCGTGAGATCGAGGCCAAAGCAGTCATCATTGCAACCGGTGCCACAGCGAAGACCTTAGGACTTCCGTCAGAAGGTCCACTGATGGGGCGCGGGCTTTCGACCTGTGCTACCTGTGACGGCTTCTTTTATAAGAACAAGCGCGTCGCCGTCGTTGGTGGTGGTGATTCCGCGATGGAGGAGGCTAACTACCTGTCCAAACTCGCTAGCGAAGTGTTGTTGATCCACCGCCGTCCCGTATTCCGTGCCTCCAACATCATGGTGGAACGCACGAAAAAGAACCCGAAGATTAAATTGATGATCCCTTACGAGGTCGAAGACACCATCGCTAACGATGCTGGGCTCACGCATGCAGTACTGCGTCATCTTGACAGCGGCAAGCGCGAAGAAGTGGCTGTTGACGGTTTATTTATGGCCATCGGTCATAGGCCGAACTCCACCGTCTTCGCTGACCAACTTGCCACAGATGAGAACGGATATTTGAAAGTACACAACTTTACCGCCACCAATGTCCCGGGTGTCTTTGCGGCTGGTGACATTGCTGATCACGTCTTCCGCCAGGCCATCACGGCGGCTGGCATGGGATGTCAGGCGGGGATGCAAGCGATTCGTTTCATTGAAGAGCACTACTGA
- the pckA gene encoding phosphoenolpyruvate carboxykinase (ATP), protein MTQQTTTIKETLKKLGLDKLGIHDATELIYNPSYDQLYTDETSPKTPAAERGTLTKTGAVSVDTGRFTGRSPKDKYLVVDPNNKDNVWWAGTGSDNHAMKQETWTSLKSLVTKQLSGKKLYVIEAYCGANPATRIALRVVTELAWKAHFAKNMFIRPTAEELKTFKADWTILDGCKTQADNFKELGIRSEVFVAFHLDEKVQLIGGTWYGGEIKKGIFSVMNYVLPLKGIGSFHCSANQGKSGDTALFFGLSGTGKTTLSTDPKRALIGDDEHGWDDDGVFNFEGGCYAKCINLSEETEPEIFQAIRRDALLENVVVKADGTVDFNDQSKTENTRVSYPIYHIENIVKPVSKGGHPKNIIFLTCDAYGVLPPVAKLSFEQAQYQYLSGYTAKVAGTEIGVKEPTATFSPCFGNAFLSLHPTVYAKVLAEKMRKHGSHAYLVNTGWSGGPYGVGKRMSLKITRRIIDAILDGSLEKAEFEKFPVFNFQIPKALHDVDSAVLNPRTTWADKNAYDQTLRKLAAMFVERFERFTDSDAGRALVQFGPQL, encoded by the coding sequence ATGACGCAGCAGACCACAACGATCAAAGAGACCCTCAAAAAACTTGGCCTCGATAAGCTTGGCATTCACGATGCCACCGAGCTTATTTACAACCCCAGTTACGACCAACTCTACACCGACGAAACCAGCCCTAAGACGCCAGCGGCTGAACGCGGCACGCTGACCAAGACCGGTGCGGTATCGGTCGATACCGGTCGTTTCACCGGTCGTTCACCGAAGGATAAGTATCTCGTTGTTGATCCGAATAATAAGGACAACGTTTGGTGGGCCGGTACCGGCTCCGACAACCATGCAATGAAGCAAGAGACGTGGACCAGTCTCAAATCGCTAGTGACCAAGCAGCTGAGCGGCAAAAAGCTCTACGTGATAGAAGCCTACTGCGGCGCTAACCCAGCGACGCGGATTGCTTTGCGTGTCGTCACGGAACTCGCATGGAAGGCGCACTTCGCCAAGAACATGTTTATCCGCCCGACAGCTGAGGAGCTTAAGACTTTCAAGGCTGACTGGACGATCTTGGACGGATGTAAGACTCAAGCGGATAACTTTAAAGAGCTGGGTATTCGCTCCGAGGTATTCGTGGCGTTTCATCTAGACGAAAAAGTGCAGCTCATCGGTGGGACCTGGTACGGCGGTGAGATCAAAAAAGGCATCTTCAGCGTGATGAACTACGTCCTGCCTCTTAAGGGCATCGGATCGTTCCATTGCTCTGCCAACCAAGGCAAGAGTGGTGACACGGCACTCTTCTTCGGTCTCTCCGGTACCGGCAAAACGACGCTCTCCACTGACCCTAAGCGCGCCCTGATCGGCGACGATGAGCATGGCTGGGATGATGACGGTGTCTTCAATTTCGAGGGTGGATGCTACGCGAAATGCATCAATCTATCGGAAGAGACGGAGCCTGAAATCTTCCAAGCGATCAGGCGTGACGCTCTCCTTGAGAACGTGGTTGTCAAAGCCGATGGCACCGTTGACTTTAACGATCAGTCGAAGACGGAAAATACCCGCGTTTCGTACCCGATCTACCACATTGAAAATATCGTCAAACCAGTGTCTAAAGGTGGTCACCCGAAGAATATTATCTTCCTCACCTGCGATGCCTACGGTGTCTTGCCACCAGTGGCTAAACTAAGTTTTGAGCAGGCGCAGTACCAATATCTGTCAGGCTATACTGCTAAAGTTGCGGGTACTGAGATTGGTGTCAAAGAACCAACGGCGACATTCTCGCCGTGTTTTGGCAATGCCTTCTTGTCGCTGCATCCTACGGTTTACGCCAAAGTGCTGGCTGAGAAAATGCGCAAGCATGGGTCCCATGCTTACCTCGTCAATACGGGTTGGAGTGGTGGTCCCTACGGCGTCGGCAAGCGTATGAGCCTCAAGATCACGCGCCGCATTATCGATGCGATTCTAGATGGCTCGCTCGAGAAGGCCGAGTTCGAGAAGTTCCCAGTGTTCAATTTCCAAATTCCAAAAGCTTTGCATGATGTTGATAGTGCCGTGTTAAATCCACGCACGACTTGGGCCGATAAGAATGCCTACGACCAAACACTGCGCAAGCTAGCAGCAATGTTTGTGGAGCGCTTTGAGCGCTTTACCGACAGTGATGCAGGTCGGGCTCTGGTCCAATTCGGGCCCCAACTGTAA
- a CDS encoding DUF971 domain-containing protein, with product MSLATDNIRVSAIEQAGPRTLAITWSDGHKDQFDVVKLRRSCPCASCIDEWTREQRLKPEDVPDTVRPLKIESVGAYALKIHFSDGHATGIYTFQMLRAFP from the coding sequence ATGAGCCTAGCCACCGACAATATTCGCGTTTCTGCTATCGAGCAGGCTGGACCGCGCACGCTAGCGATCACCTGGAGCGACGGGCACAAGGACCAATTTGATGTAGTAAAATTGCGACGCAGCTGTCCCTGCGCCTCCTGTATTGATGAGTGGACACGGGAGCAAAGGCTAAAGCCTGAGGATGTTCCCGACACGGTCAGGCCGCTAAAGATTGAATCCGTGGGCGCCTATGCTCTGAAGATTCACTTTAGCGATGGCCATGCAACGGGGATTTACACCTTCCAGATGCTGCGTGCGTTTCCTTGA
- a CDS encoding Mrp/NBP35 family ATP-binding protein: MGLFSSVKDKLGGGGTRSGITEAQVKEALAKVQDPDLHQDIVALGFVRNIVIKGDKVSVEVNLTTPACPVKEQLKAQCEAVLKEIPGLAQADVTMTATTRAAQRDNNAAVVPALAGVKNIIAVASGKGGVGKSTSAVNLAYALARTGSKVGLLDADVYGPSIPRMVRITQLAEEGGPNVIIPPLADGIKVISVGMFTQASDATILRGPMAGSVIKQFLTQVQWGELDYLVIDYPPGTGDIQLTISQTAPVTGAVIVTTPQEVSLIDVRKAMSMFKTLKVPVLGVIETMSYFVCDGCDKKHQIFRSGGGERLARESGVSLLGAIPIDPRVAVGGDEGRPHVAAFPDAPASQAYIAAAGAAAQQLSILNAQASGILNQFALEWKN, from the coding sequence ATGGGTTTATTCTCCAGCGTTAAAGACAAACTAGGTGGCGGTGGCACTCGCAGCGGCATTACCGAAGCGCAGGTTAAAGAGGCGCTCGCCAAGGTGCAGGATCCCGATTTGCATCAGGACATTGTCGCCCTCGGTTTTGTCCGCAACATCGTCATCAAAGGTGACAAGGTGTCGGTGGAGGTCAATTTGACCACCCCAGCTTGTCCTGTGAAAGAGCAGCTTAAGGCGCAGTGCGAAGCTGTGCTTAAGGAGATCCCAGGCCTCGCTCAAGCCGACGTGACGATGACAGCGACCACGCGTGCAGCGCAGCGTGATAACAATGCGGCAGTGGTACCGGCGCTGGCTGGCGTCAAAAACATCATCGCCGTTGCGAGCGGTAAGGGCGGTGTCGGTAAATCTACATCGGCCGTCAACCTTGCTTATGCCCTGGCGCGTACTGGATCCAAGGTTGGTCTGCTTGACGCTGACGTCTACGGCCCATCGATTCCGCGCATGGTACGGATCACGCAGTTGGCGGAAGAGGGTGGCCCCAATGTCATCATCCCGCCATTGGCTGATGGCATCAAAGTGATCTCCGTTGGGATGTTTACGCAGGCGAGTGATGCGACGATCCTACGTGGGCCGATGGCCGGCAGTGTGATCAAGCAGTTTCTGACTCAGGTGCAATGGGGAGAGCTCGACTACTTGGTGATCGACTACCCACCGGGAACCGGCGACATTCAGCTGACCATCTCGCAGACGGCACCTGTCACGGGAGCCGTGATTGTGACCACGCCGCAGGAAGTATCGCTCATCGATGTGCGCAAGGCCATGAGCATGTTTAAGACGCTCAAGGTGCCGGTGCTCGGCGTCATTGAGACTATGAGTTATTTCGTGTGTGATGGTTGCGATAAAAAGCACCAGATATTCCGTAGCGGTGGCGGTGAGCGTCTTGCGCGGGAGTCTGGCGTCAGTCTGCTTGGCGCGATACCGATTGATCCGCGCGTGGCAGTGGGTGGCGACGAGGGTCGTCCACACGTAGCGGCGTTCCCCGATGCACCTGCATCGCAGGCCTATATCGCTGCAGCTGGTGCGGCGGCGCAGCAGTTATCGATATTGAATGCTCAAGCTAGCGGCATCCTGAATCAGTTTGCCCTCGAGTGGAAGAACTAA
- the dacB gene encoding D-alanyl-D-alanine carboxypeptidase/D-alanyl-D-alanine-endopeptidase has protein sequence MISRLARLGLAVVTGTLSLSFSASAARGDITKALTQGGYSVQQGVLVTRLSDGKVLFEREADTLLAPASLTKVLTSAAALVKWSPVHTLPTTFFHTGQRKGPKISGDLVVVGNGDPFVVSEKLWQLAADIRGLGISEFAGDLVIDNSLFDDESRDESREEGRLRSRHAYDAPVSAFGVNFNTYAVGIAPGEKPGHAASVSLDPYPLGGVIIENKVTTTVATGSKPKTGTISVTRQVRKDGVELLKVTGQIAADWPTQKIYRSVANDLTAAGAYVRAFLKNEGINVRGTIKAGVKPANATPLISMDSYEMRRIVAGLNTFSNNFIADVLIKRLGADFPTSGQPGAPRSGTFSNGLAVLKDFLVKDVGIKTNFVLENGSGLDTDNRLSARQINAVLAHMERHMDVFPDFLASLPATGWDGTLKKRFNRSATEEFKGMFRAKTGTLTEPIAVSGIAGYFRHPTQGMVSFCVIENGHGGQRQPSVVDLRNRQDHILTAFLNDL, from the coding sequence ATGATCAGTCGCCTAGCTCGCCTCGGACTTGCCGTCGTCACCGGAACGCTGAGCTTGAGCTTCAGTGCCAGTGCGGCTAGGGGGGATATCACCAAGGCCCTCACTCAGGGAGGCTATTCCGTCCAGCAGGGCGTTCTGGTTACCCGCCTTAGCGACGGCAAGGTGCTCTTCGAGCGCGAGGCCGATACGCTGCTGGCTCCAGCATCTTTAACCAAAGTGCTGACCTCAGCTGCGGCGCTGGTCAAATGGTCCCCTGTCCATACACTACCGACTACGTTCTTTCACACCGGTCAGCGCAAAGGTCCCAAAATCAGTGGCGATCTCGTGGTGGTCGGTAATGGCGACCCCTTCGTGGTGTCCGAAAAGCTATGGCAACTCGCCGCTGACATACGTGGACTCGGGATCAGCGAGTTTGCGGGCGATCTAGTCATCGATAATAGCCTTTTTGATGACGAGAGCCGCGACGAGTCTCGTGAAGAAGGCCGACTCCGCTCGCGGCACGCCTACGATGCTCCAGTGTCTGCTTTTGGCGTGAATTTCAACACTTACGCCGTTGGTATCGCGCCCGGTGAAAAACCAGGCCACGCGGCATCCGTGTCGCTCGACCCCTACCCTCTAGGCGGCGTTATCATCGAAAACAAAGTGACAACCACGGTAGCAACCGGATCTAAACCGAAAACGGGCACCATCAGCGTGACGCGGCAAGTGCGCAAAGACGGTGTCGAGCTGCTCAAGGTCACCGGTCAGATTGCTGCCGACTGGCCCACGCAAAAAATCTATCGCTCTGTGGCTAATGATCTAACTGCTGCGGGCGCATATGTCAGGGCCTTCCTTAAAAACGAGGGCATCAACGTCAGGGGTACCATCAAGGCCGGCGTTAAACCGGCCAATGCCACACCGCTCATCAGCATGGACAGCTACGAGATGCGACGTATCGTTGCCGGGTTGAACACGTTCTCGAATAATTTCATTGCTGATGTTCTGATCAAGCGCCTGGGGGCTGATTTTCCCACGTCGGGTCAGCCCGGTGCCCCGCGGTCAGGGACCTTTTCCAATGGTCTGGCAGTGCTCAAGGACTTTCTCGTGAAGGACGTGGGCATTAAGACCAATTTTGTCCTCGAGAACGGCTCGGGTCTCGATACGGATAATCGCCTGAGCGCACGTCAGATCAATGCGGTCCTAGCGCATATGGAGCGGCATATGGATGTGTTCCCTGACTTTCTCGCCAGCTTGCCAGCGACTGGGTGGGACGGCACCTTGAAGAAGCGGTTTAACCGCAGTGCCACCGAAGAATTTAAGGGTATGTTCCGCGCCAAAACGGGCACTCTCACAGAGCCCATCGCGGTGTCCGGTATCGCCGGATATTTTCGCCACCCCACCCAAGGCATGGTTAGCTTCTGCGTTATCGAGAACGGTCATGGTGGCCAGCGCCAGCCCTCAGTCGTTGATCTGCGCAATCGTCAGGACCACATCCTAACGGCGTTCCTTAACGATCTATAG
- a CDS encoding competence/damage-inducible protein A, translated as MTHATATAAILAVGSELLAGQIVNGNAAWLSTRLGDLGLVVTNHLTVDDIEADIVAAIAQLTSKIDVLFITGGLGPTSDDLTRNAVAQWAGLPLIFDPDSWEHVKAQLTRVGVAVPEANRQQCFFPTGAQILTNSAGTANGFRLSAKGKEIWVLPGPPREIEALWQDHMHGELEGRVPPRDRKITKMWRMIGKGESHLAELVTPVVHGHDVGLAYRVHAPYVELKVSFPASDKARHAALCDQLTTLLRPWLFETDKEDTPSQLVALLATYPSVAVIDMATHGHLAAMLTDQLREIAATRDILVQTQWRAAQKSPKDAVTDALDKAPRFALVLAVAGVDASGNWTLGWRVGGQSFLAEYAAPFKHTVHRSRTLKAIAALAAKSWHAALSAAASQ; from the coding sequence ATGACTCATGCCACCGCAACTGCTGCCATTTTGGCCGTGGGCTCCGAACTACTTGCCGGCCAAATCGTCAACGGCAACGCTGCCTGGCTGTCGACGCGCCTTGGAGACCTCGGTCTAGTCGTTACGAATCACCTGACGGTGGACGATATCGAGGCTGACATCGTCGCTGCCATCGCACAGCTCACCTCAAAAATCGACGTTCTTTTTATCACTGGCGGGCTAGGGCCTACCTCGGATGACCTCACGCGTAATGCTGTTGCCCAGTGGGCAGGCTTGCCGCTCATCTTTGATCCTGACTCCTGGGAACACGTGAAAGCACAGCTCACACGCGTCGGGGTTGCTGTGCCCGAGGCCAATAGGCAGCAGTGCTTTTTTCCGACTGGAGCACAGATACTCACCAATAGCGCCGGTACGGCCAACGGTTTTAGGCTCTCGGCCAAAGGCAAAGAGATCTGGGTGTTGCCTGGACCACCGCGCGAGATCGAGGCGCTCTGGCAAGATCACATGCACGGCGAGCTTGAGGGACGTGTGCCGCCGCGTGACCGCAAGATCACCAAAATGTGGCGTATGATTGGCAAGGGCGAGTCGCACCTGGCGGAGCTTGTCACGCCAGTCGTGCATGGACACGATGTCGGCCTTGCCTACCGGGTGCATGCACCGTATGTCGAACTCAAGGTGAGCTTTCCTGCCAGCGATAAGGCGCGTCATGCAGCACTTTGCGACCAGCTGACGACGCTGCTCAGGCCCTGGTTATTCGAAACCGACAAGGAAGACACGCCGTCACAGCTCGTCGCCCTGTTAGCGACCTACCCCAGTGTTGCAGTGATCGATATGGCCACCCATGGTCATCTGGCCGCCATGCTCACAGACCAGCTCCGTGAGATCGCCGCGACACGTGACATCCTCGTCCAAACCCAATGGCGCGCCGCCCAAAAGTCACCTAAGGACGCCGTCACGGACGCCTTGGATAAGGCCCCTCGGTTTGCCTTGGTACTGGCTGTGGCGGGTGTCGATGCCAGCGGCAACTGGACCTTGGGCTGGCGCGTGGGCGGGCAGAGTTTTCTAGCTGAATACGCGGCACCCTTTAAACACACGGTCCACCGGTCCAGGACGCTCAAGGCCATTGCAGCATTGGCGGCTAAGTCTTGGCATGCTGCCTTGAGCGCAGCGGCGTCGCAGTGA
- a CDS encoding FAD-binding oxidoreductase, with amino-acid sequence MLHESHLTYFRKLLGDAFVLTGANDLEAYGRDWTRIHTPNPGAVVLPASTADVAAIVKYCNANQLAIVPSGGRTGLAAGAVAANGEVVLSLNRMNQIEDVDAVGMTMRVQAGVTTQQAQEAAKDVGLFFPLDLAAKGSCHIGGNIATNAGGVKFIRFGGMREQVLGLEVVLPSGEVLDLNTGLRKNNTGYDLRQLFIGSEGTLGIVTKATIRLTPPPRNMQVSVMAVRKFSDIPAILGVCNRAGVQLTAFEFFTRVAHEIVLEHAMGARTPFAEISPYYVLLEVEEGPSGQQVMEPLLEQIFNDDLITDAVIGQSSAQAKELWGLRENITESIAKHGHVRKNDISLAINQLTDFIADLEPIVQSAPKDMQLVIFGHLGDGNLHINYVGPKSQDFAAFQARAREVELQVFALLGRYKGSISAEHGIGLLKTKDLHFSRSDAEIALMRQIKSLLDPKGLFNPGKIFPG; translated from the coding sequence ATGTTGCACGAGTCCCACCTCACCTATTTTCGTAAACTCCTCGGTGATGCCTTTGTCCTCACCGGAGCCAATGATTTAGAGGCCTACGGTCGGGACTGGACGCGCATCCATACACCCAATCCAGGGGCAGTAGTTTTGCCGGCATCGACGGCAGACGTTGCGGCCATCGTCAAGTACTGCAACGCCAATCAGTTGGCAATCGTACCAAGTGGAGGACGGACAGGACTCGCAGCAGGTGCGGTCGCTGCCAACGGCGAGGTAGTGCTGTCGCTCAACCGCATGAACCAGATTGAAGACGTTGATGCCGTCGGTATGACGATGCGCGTGCAGGCTGGGGTGACCACGCAGCAGGCGCAAGAGGCTGCCAAAGATGTGGGCCTATTTTTCCCGCTAGATTTAGCGGCTAAAGGTAGCTGTCACATCGGCGGCAACATCGCGACTAACGCTGGCGGCGTTAAGTTTATCCGCTTCGGCGGCATGCGCGAGCAAGTGCTTGGTCTTGAGGTTGTACTCCCAAGTGGCGAGGTTCTCGATCTCAACACCGGCCTGCGCAAGAACAACACAGGTTACGACTTGCGTCAGTTATTTATCGGCTCCGAAGGTACACTCGGGATCGTGACCAAGGCGACCATTCGATTGACGCCACCACCGCGGAATATGCAGGTCAGCGTGATGGCCGTGCGCAAGTTTTCCGATATTCCGGCGATCCTTGGCGTTTGTAATCGCGCTGGCGTGCAGCTCACGGCTTTTGAATTCTTTACCCGCGTGGCGCATGAGATCGTACTAGAGCATGCGATGGGTGCCCGGACACCATTTGCTGAGATTTCGCCTTACTACGTGCTCCTAGAGGTTGAAGAAGGACCGAGTGGCCAACAGGTGATGGAGCCACTGCTTGAGCAGATCTTCAACGACGATCTGATCACCGATGCCGTGATTGGACAGTCCTCGGCACAGGCCAAAGAGCTATGGGGCCTACGCGAAAACATTACAGAAAGTATTGCCAAGCATGGACACGTGCGGAAAAACGACATTTCGCTCGCCATCAACCAGCTCACGGATTTTATTGCCGACCTCGAGCCGATAGTGCAATCTGCGCCCAAGGATATGCAGCTAGTAATCTTCGGTCACCTTGGTGATGGCAATCTGCACATCAACTATGTTGGGCCAAAATCGCAGGATTTTGCCGCCTTTCAAGCCCGTGCTCGGGAAGTTGAATTGCAAGTTTTTGCGTTACTTGGGCGTTATAAAGGGAGCATCAGTGCCGAACACGGCATTGGGCTTTTGAAGACTAAGGATCTGCATTTTTCTCGCAGTGATGCTGAAATTGCGCTGATGCGGCAGATCAAGTCGCTGCTGGACCCGAAAGGGCTCTTCAACCCGGGGAAGATCTTCCCGGGGTGA